In Carassius carassius unplaced genomic scaffold, fCarCar2.1 SCAFFOLD_111, whole genome shotgun sequence, a single window of DNA contains:
- the LOC132136755 gene encoding bMERB domain-containing protein 1-like isoform X1 — MELKKAIFESEATMKTYGALQETQRSRNKGQMDVSMAESSLSAVELEAEMVRIQRLREVLVRRESELRFMMDDIHLCKDIMKLKQELREIVAVPDAEKTKKYSHREEKLIQEIHQLVQKRDFLVDDAEVERLREQEEDKEMAEFLRQKLSVTQRALKPRTTEPPANKPSISSSSAALVKDCCGATQCLIM, encoded by the exons ATGGAGTTAAAGAAAGCCATTTTTGAAAGCGAAGCCACGATGAAAACATACGGCGCGCTGCAGGAGACACAACGGAGCAGAAACAAAG GCCAGATGGACGTGTCCATGGCTGAAAGCTCCTTGTCTGCAGTCGAGCTCGAGGCAGAGATGGTTCGGATCCAGCGTCTGCGTGAGGTTCTGGTGAGACGCGAGTCCGAGCTGCGCTTCAT GATGGACGATATTCATCTCTGCAAAGACATTATGAAGCTGAAGCAGGAGCTGAGGGAGATAGTGGCAGTGCCag ATGCAGAGAAGACTAAGAAATATAGTCACAGAGAAGAGAAATTAATCCAGGAGATTCATCAGCTGGTGCAGAAGAGAGATTTCCTGGTGGATGATGCTGAGGTCGAGCGTCTGAG GGAGCAGGAAGAAGATAAAGAGATGGCCGAGTTCCTCCGACAGAAGCTCAGTGTTACACAGA GAGCTCTGAAGCCCAGAACGACTGAACCTCCAGCCAACAAACCctccatcagcagcagcagcgcagCCCTCGTGAAGGACTGCTGCGGAGCCACTCAGTGCCTCATCATGTGA
- the LOC132136755 gene encoding bMERB domain-containing protein 1-like isoform X2: protein MDVSMAESSLSAVELEAEMVRIQRLREVLVRRESELRFMMDDIHLCKDIMKLKQELREIVAVPDAEKTKKYSHREEKLIQEIHQLVQKRDFLVDDAEVERLREQEEDKEMAEFLRQKLSVTQRALKPRTTEPPANKPSISSSSAALVKDCCGATQCLIM from the exons ATGGACGTGTCCATGGCTGAAAGCTCCTTGTCTGCAGTCGAGCTCGAGGCAGAGATGGTTCGGATCCAGCGTCTGCGTGAGGTTCTGGTGAGACGCGAGTCCGAGCTGCGCTTCAT GATGGACGATATTCATCTCTGCAAAGACATTATGAAGCTGAAGCAGGAGCTGAGGGAGATAGTGGCAGTGCCag ATGCAGAGAAGACTAAGAAATATAGTCACAGAGAAGAGAAATTAATCCAGGAGATTCATCAGCTGGTGCAGAAGAGAGATTTCCTGGTGGATGATGCTGAGGTCGAGCGTCTGAG GGAGCAGGAAGAAGATAAAGAGATGGCCGAGTTCCTCCGACAGAAGCTCAGTGTTACACAGA GAGCTCTGAAGCCCAGAACGACTGAACCTCCAGCCAACAAACCctccatcagcagcagcagcgcagCCCTCGTGAAGGACTGCTGCGGAGCCACTCAGTGCCTCATCATGTGA